The Flavobacteriales bacterium genome contains the following window.
CTCCGTCGTTCAAGACCACATCGGCCTCAACCACCTCACCGAGCAAGGGGTGTTTGCCACCGTGCACCCGGCAGCCTCTTACCGCTGAGTGCAGCAGCAGCACCGCTTCGACTTCCTCCGGGAAAACCTTGTTGCCCGCCACATTGATGACGGACTTGCTCCGCCCGGCAATGGTGATGAGCCCATCGGGTGAACGTATAGCGAGGTCGCCGGTGAGGAACCAGCCGTTATGCAGATTGTCCGCGCGAAGGCTGGGCGGCGACAAGTAGCCATCGAACAGTCCCGGGCCTTTCAACGCAAGCTGCCCCATGTTGCCATCGGGCAGCGGGTTCAGGCTCTCATCGAGGATGGCTGCTTGGAAATCGGGCAGCACATGGCCCACGGCCTCGGGATGTTGCGCAGCTCCGTCGGCATTGATGATGGGCAGACCCACTTCGATGATGCCGAAGGCCTGGTAAACCGGTCGCCCGAATTTCAGATGGAAGCGATGGCACAGATCCACCGGTAAACCAGCACTTGTGGAGATGACTCGCTCCAACGGACCAAGCGTTGTGCAGCCTTCATCGCTCACCAGCATCCGCACGTGCATGGGCGATGCGTAGAGCATCCGCGCTCCCGACCGATCAGCGGCCTCTATGATGCTCGCTGCGGTCAGGTCATCAGCCAGCACGATCGTGACGCCGAAATAGAGATAGAGCATCACCGACACTACGAAGTGATAGGCCATGGGCAGCACCCATACCACGGCATCGCCTTCGCCAAGCTGTAATCCCTTGTTGGCCGCTTCAACACGCGCCACGACGGAGCGATGACCGATGACCACGCCTTTCGATGTTCCCGTTGTTCCGCTTGTGAACCGGATGAAGGCCGCATCGGGAACGTGGGGGGCGATGCTCGCATGGTCGCGCTTGTGCAGGCACAACGCGAACGGTCCCCCGCCGATGGACAGTTCGGCTGCGGTGCTTTGCTCCAGCACCGCGTGCAGGCCAGCTCCTTCCACCGCGGCCGCCCGCTCCGCTTTGGTGAGGTTGTCCGCGATCGGCATCACCACGGCACCGCACTTCAAGCCCGCAAGCATGCTGACGATGAACCCCGGCCCATTGTGGTCCACAATGCCCAGGCCCATGCCTGTCCGCAAACCGAGCCGTTGCAGTTCCGCTGCGCGCGCTTCCGCCTGCCCGATGAGAGCTACAAAAGTCAACCGCTCCGATCCACAGTCCACGGCGACTGATGCAGGCCATCGCTGGGCACGTTCGCGTACCACGTCGTAGAAATTCATGGCCGTGCCCATTCAGGGAAATTCTCACGGCGGATCTGTTCAATGGCCTCGCCTTCGCCCTTGCCCATTGCGCTGAACGAGGCCAGGACGCCCGCCGCGAACCCGGTGCTCATGCAAGTGCCCATCACCCGAGCACTGGCAATGGCCATTTCGCTGGCGCTGATGGAACGCCCGGCGAAGTAGAGCCCTGGAACACTGGGTGAAGTCAGGGCACCGGACGGAACGAGGTAGTATTCTTCCTCCGGCATCCACTTCATGTCAGCGCCGGGCCCGTCGCCCCAGTGCTCAATGGGCCATGCGCCGATCGCTACACCGTTCGCAGGCTTTCTGCAGTTCAGGACATCCTCTTCGGTCAATAGCTCACGTCCCATGGGCCGTTGTTGCGTTCGAACGCCCAGCTCAGGTGCCACTGCCTCAACAGTGACGTTCCTGAACGTGTTGGTACCCTCGCGCAGCAATTGGACCAATCCGAGCGCTATGGCCCTGCCTTGGCCGTTCAGCGCACCGATGTCGTCATTCTGCGCAATGCGCCTGTTCAACGTGATCTTCAAGGAAGCTCGTCCTTCGCACAACGAGCCATGCACCACGCCAACATGTTTGATCCCTATCGCACGTGCATCGCCCTTGTCACGCGCCCGCTGAAGAGCGCGATGCGCGGTTGCCTCAAGGCCCTGCACGCTGGTGGGCAACAGGCCGTTGACCTGCAGCACGTGCGACGGTGATTGGTACAGTTCCTCTTTGATGAGCGCGCCACCGCGGAGCTGCGTGATAAGCGCGTTGCCCGTCGCATCCACTATGCACTTCGCAAGCACGCACCGCTCACCTTCCGATCCCTGCGTTCGCACCTCGAATCCTCCCTCGTTTTCCAAGCATGCCAGCACTGTGGTCTTCAGGCGCAAATTGTAGGAGTGCGTCATCATTTCCATCTCCAATAGCCGTCCCATCAGCTGCATCGGATACGGTTGGAACCAGAGCCCATGGTCCCCTTGTTGCGGCTTCGGACCGCCCATTTCCACAAGGACTTCCGGGATGAACCTGGACCAATTGCCGAGCGTTATCCGCGGTGGCTCCGCCGTCGACCGCAAGTATGCACCGCAGATAGTGCCCACCATGGCATCGGTGGCCTTGCCTCCCGGTCTTTCGGACCGCTCGATCAACACGGTTTTGGCCTTGGCCGCAAAAGCGCCCATTGCCGCGCTCCACCCCGCTATACCACCGCCCACGACGAGCACGTCGCAGGTTTCAGGTTGAAGCCGTGGTGCCGCCATTGCCGGTGAGCAGGGCCACAAGGTCGGTCTGGAATTGCATTCGTTCAGCGGCGGACAACGCTTCGGGCACGTGTCCTATGACCAGTTGAAGTCCGTTGCTGTTCCGTTTGAACGTTACCGTGAGACCGGGCGGCGCAGGAACGCTGGCATAGTCCACTGCGGAAAGCACGCGCGCCCCACCGAAAGAGGTCACGCCTTCACCTTCATCGCCGAGATCGGAGAACGACAGGCTGGCATAGTCGCCGCGCATGGGCAGGTTCACCAAGGTGCTGTACAACCAGAGCGGCACACGGCGGAAGAAGTTCAGCAAGGATGTGTAGCGAGCGGGCACGTCAGCGGCCAGTTGCCGCTTCACCTGCGCATGAACGGCGGCGATGGCCTTCACCCGATCACGCACCAAATCGTCCTTCAGCCGCGCGAAAACGAACGTGAGGTTGTTGCCGAACAAGTGCCCTGCTGTTCCCTTCCTGCGCTTGCTCACGGGCATGCTCACCCAGTAGTAAGGTGGTTTCCCGCCGCGTGCATCGAACACGCGTTGCAACGCGGCAAGTGTTGAAGCCAGATTGAAGTTGCTCATCCCGAACCGCGCGCCGTGGGTCCAAGCCTGCTTTTCCATTGCATCCGCCTGCGCACGGTCGAACTGCACAACGCTGAACACCGGAGCGCCGACGGGACCGCGCCGCCCACGGAGCAGCCGTGCCATGAACCAGAACGGCGAGCCCAGCATGTAAAACATGATGTAAACCGTGTTGCGGAACTCCGGCCACCAGTGCTGGCGTTCGCGCTCCGGGAACAACGACTCCTTCGGCCAGGCTGGGGCACCAGGTTGGATGGCGTGGGCGAAATTCACCATGCCCTTTTGGTCGAACAGGGCGTGGTGCGCACTGATGACCGCTTGTTTGCGGCCATCCGCGAGCCCGACAAGCTGCACATGCACCGGGCATCCGCCAAAAACAACGTCGCGCTGCAACACCAGCGCGACATGGTCTTCCGGTGAGCAGTTCTCGAGCAGCGCTACGTTCTTCGGTCCCGCATCATCACCGCTGAACTCCCACTTGGGCATCACCAACGTGGCCCGCCGCAAGCGCAGTGCCGCAGCCAGCCTGAAGTTGTGATTGGCCTCTATGCCCTGGGCCAGCAGGCGCAGATCAGCGGATGGATCCAGTTCCAGGGCTAACCGGACAACATTCCCGACCCGGCTGCGCTTGCGCATGTGCCGATCCAGCAGCACTTGGAAGTTGTCGGCTCCGGTGAGCGGCCAAGCCCTGATCATGGGTTGCTGACGAACGTTCCGTTCCGCACCGCACAGGCACAATCGGCAAGTGCTTGCGCGCTTTCCAGATGCTTGCGTTGCAGCGCGGTCTCGGGCAGTTCGATGCCGTGTTTGCGTTCCAGGTACATCACCAGTTCAATGACCGACATGCTGTCCACACCCACATCGGAGAAGAGCGTGGACGGCTCCACAGCCACCGACTTGTCCAGCACGCGTTCCCGGAGATAAGTGCAGAGTTCAAGTGCGATCGTCGCAGGATCGGGGTTCATGGATCGAACAACCTGCAGGATGGGGCCGCAGACCGGCCGCGAACGTAAGACCAGCGAAAGCCTTGCGCTATTTTGCCACCCTTCGATGCCCACCCACCTGTATGCAACGTATTGAGCTGGCAGACCGCCCACCCGTGCTTGACGCAGGCAAGGCGGGCACTGCAAGGAAACAAGCACATGGCACGAAAGGCCGATGTGCGGTTGTGGGGTCAGGAGTGGCCGGACTTGCTGCAGCCATCCGCCTCGCCCATGCAGGCCACGACGTCACTGTTATTGAGGCGAACGACTACCCCGGAGGAAAACTGAGCGAGCTTCGGATGAACGGTTACCGCTGGGACATGGGTCCCACGGTTCTGACCATGCCGCGCTACATCGATGAACTGTTCGCCCTTTGCGGCGAGGACCCGCGGGCGTACTTCAACTATGTGCGCATCGACCCCGGGTTCCAATACTTCTTCCAGGATGGATCGGTGATCCGGACGTGGGCCGATGCTGAGAAGTTCGCGGATGATGTCGCGGCGAACAGCAAGGCTTCGCGCGAGAGCGTGCTGACATTCCTTGAGCGTTGCCGCGTAAAGCGCGAGCTCACGGAGGAGGTGTTCCTGGAACGCTCGCTGCACCAACTGAAGAACTACTTCAACAAGGCTACGCTGCGTGGCCTGCTGAACTTCCACAAGGTGGGCGCCTTCACCACCATGGCCAAGGCGAACGCCGCGTTGTTCAAGGATGATAAAGTGGCGGCCGTGCTGAACCAGTTCGCGGGCTACACGGGCAGCAATCCGTACGCGGCCCCGGCCACGCTCAACCTCATCTCCTATTACGAGATCGCACTCGGTT
Protein-coding sequences here:
- a CDS encoding acyl carrier protein — encoded protein: MNPDPATIALELCTYLRERVLDKSVAVEPSTLFSDVGVDSMSVIELVMYLERKHGIELPETALQRKHLESAQALADCACAVRNGTFVSNP
- a CDS encoding AMP-binding protein, with product MGTAMNFYDVVRERAQRWPASVAVDCGSERLTFVALIGQAEARAAELQRLGLRTGMGLGIVDHNGPGFIVSMLAGLKCGAVVMPIADNLTKAERAAAVEGAGLHAVLEQSTAAELSIGGGPFALCLHKRDHASIAPHVPDAAFIRFTSGTTGTSKGVVIGHRSVVARVEAANKGLQLGEGDAVVWVLPMAYHFVVSVMLYLYFGVTIVLADDLTAASIIEAADRSGARMLYASPMHVRMLVSDEGCTTLGPLERVISTSAGLPVDLCHRFHLKFGRPVYQAFGIIEVGLPIINADGAAQHPEAVGHVLPDFQAAILDESLNPLPDGNMGQLALKGPGLFDGYLSPPSLRADNLHNGWFLTGDLAIRSPDGLITIAGRSKSVINVAGNKVFPEEVEAVLLLHSAVRGCRVHGGKHPLLGEVVEADVVLNDGAVGDAEDLIAHCRTSMAAFKLPQRIRFVDELEMTTTGKVKR
- a CDS encoding FAD-dependent oxidoreductase is translated as MLVVGGGIAGWSAAMGAFAAKAKTVLIERSERPGGKATDAMVGTICGAYLRSTAEPPRITLGNWSRFIPEVLVEMGGPKPQQGDHGLWFQPYPMQLMGRLLEMEMMTHSYNLRLKTTVLACLENEGGFEVRTQGSEGERCVLAKCIVDATGNALITQLRGGALIKEELYQSPSHVLQVNGLLPTSVQGLEATAHRALQRARDKGDARAIGIKHVGVVHGSLCEGRASLKITLNRRIAQNDDIGALNGQGRAIALGLVQLLREGTNTFRNVTVEAVAPELGVRTQQRPMGRELLTEEDVLNCRKPANGVAIGAWPIEHWGDGPGADMKWMPEEEYYLVPSGALTSPSVPGLYFAGRSISASEMAIASARVMGTCMSTGFAAGVLASFSAMGKGEGEAIEQIRRENFPEWARP